Within Elusimicrobiota bacterium, the genomic segment CGCAGCCCAAAAGCGCTCGGCCCCTTCGGGGAAGCCCGAGCTTGGCCGATTTCTTCGTTGCTCCTCGGTCACATAGCTACCGCTATGCTCCCTCGTCGCGCCTCGAACTCGCCTCAAGCTCGGGCCTCCAAATTGATCATATTATTACTTGACAGGGCCTTATCTCAGGAAATCCCTGATCCAGGGAATCTGCGCGTAGGGGCGGATCGGGCGCGGAGAGTGCTTGGTGTCCACAAACACGATTTTGGCCTTGGGGAAGGTCTCGTGGAAAAGATTGATGTGGGCCGGCTCGTTCTCGAAGCCCGCCGCGACGACCCCCTTTTTCTGCAGGCGCTGAACCGCCTCGTTCTTGAACTCCCAGTCGGAGACCTCGAAGCGGGGCTTGAGGATGAGTTCGACCTCGCCACCATGCTCGGGCATGGGGAAATTGTTGCTCTTCAGAGACTCCAAGGTTCCGGTCCTCATGGTTTCATCGCGCCCCGTCAGGTACACGAGGCGTCCCCCGCTCTTGAGGACTTCCCGGCAATACACCGCGGCCCCGGGAACGGCGAGGTCCGTGCGCAGGTATTCGTTGGTGAAGAACCGGCTCTGCCAGAAGCTCTTGAGCTCGGCCAAGATCTCCGGTTCTTTGACCCCGACGGAAACGGCGGTGTCCAAGATCGAGTAATGCAGATGCCCGGAGTCGAGCTGGCACAAGGTCCAGGCCTCCTCGAAGAAGTTCAGGCGTATGTGGATTTGGGCGCAGAACTCTCTGAGAATCCTTATGTGCCTCTGGGCCGTGGAGAGCAAGGTGTCGTCGAGGTCGAAGACGACCAAGGGAGAGGAGGCACCAGGCCTCTTGGATTTCAGTTCCCGGAGGAGGGTGTTGAGGACTTCCTTTTGTTTCGGGATCACACCGGCACCGCCTCCTCGTTCTCGCGGGGCAGGGCGGAAGCGGGGCCCAGGCTCACCGTCGTGTTCATCGGAGTAGCCCTCCATAGAGGGAGCATCAGAAGCGCGCCGGCCGCGGAGAAGGGCATGATCATGCAGGTCCAGGCCCCCCAGCCGAATTTATCGAGAAGGGCTCCGAGGAGAAAGCCGGCCAGGCCGGAGGCCACGTATTGGACCCCGTCCAAAAGCCCGGTCACCGTGGCCGCGGCCTTGGTGCCGCCGAAGTCCATGGAGGCCGTGCCGGAAAGCATTCCGTGCACCCCAAAAATCCAGAGGCAGGTAAATCCGATCATGAACGAGGCCATGGCCGGCGACGAGGCCCGGCCCAGGGCGGCCAAGGCGGCGATTTGCCCCAAGTAGAAGATGAAGGCCACCGGAGGCCTTCGGGACTGGAAGCATTTGTCCGAGAGAAACCCGCACAAGAGCCCCCCCGCGATCCCGCCCAAAGTGATGCCCAAGGTCGCCATGGAGAATAAGCGGGTTCCATGCTGGACATGATGGACTTCTTTGAGGAAAGGCACGAACCAAAGGAGCAGCCCCTGGCGGACAAAGCCCGTGCAGAACTCCGCGGCGGTCAAGGTGAGGATTACAGGGTTGGAGAACACGTTCTTGACGAGATAGGAGAAGTCAACCGGCTCGTCCTTGTCAGATCGTCCGCTCGTAGCGTCACCGGTGTCGAAATTCGAGAAGCCCGCTTGGGCGGGCGTATCGGCCACCAGGACCTTGTCGGCGAGCATCATGGCGGCGACGGCGGCGGCGGGGATCAGGAAGACGCAGTACCAGGGCATTGAGGCCAAAATCCAGCCCCCGATCGTCATGGCCAGGAAATAGCCGCTCGAGATCATAATCCCGAAGATGCCGCCGAAGACGCCGCGCTCGCGCACGTGGAACCAGGGGGCGTTGATCTTGACCACGGCCAAGGCCCCGAAGGACTGGAAATATTGGTTGACCGCGTAAAGCAGGCTCATGCCCAGGAGGACCTTGGAGGCCCAGCCGTTGAGAAAGAGCAAGCCCACCGCCGCATTGACCAAGGCTGTGCCGAGGGCCCCGAAGAGGATGGCCTTCTTTCCCCCGCAGCGGTCGGTCAAGGGGCCGTTGACGATGACGGAGAGGGCGTAGGTCCAAAAGCCGGCCGTCGCGATCAAGCCGAACTGGGCCTTGGTAAAATGGAACCGGGTCATGAGCTCGGTGGAGGCGACGTTGAGGTTGTACCGGCTCATATAGAACGCGGCGTAGGTCAGGCCCAAGGGGAACCAATTCCAGAAGCGCCTGCGCCGGTAAGCCGCGCTGTGGGGTGTCACGTTAGTGCCTGATCCTAGCATATCCGAGTCAAGGGTGGTATAGCCCCTTCGATGACGGTGAAGTTGATCGACGAATCGCCGAAGGTGTAAAGACGGGCATCCTCGCTGCGTGTCGCCCGACCCCTAAAAATTGGGGCTTTTTCGGCAACCTGCTAAAGAGGTCCCGGCTTTCGACGCGGCCCCCGGGCGGTCGCCTCAGGCGCAAGGCCACGGCGGTCCTTGAGCGCCCGTGCCCGCTCGAGTATGTCCCGGACCATCTCGGGGCGCAGGTAGCCCAGGGAGGGCATGAAGTCGGTCATGAAGAAGCCGTAGGTGTGGGAGGCGATGAGCCCCCCGTGCGTGCCGGCGCGGCCGGCCACGGCCTTGTCGAAGACCGCCGGGCCGAAGGCGTAGCCTTCCTCGAAGCTGACGAGCACCGTGGCCGGATTCTGGACGAGGCCGCCCAGCCCGTCCCATATGCGGTGGATGGCGTCGGGGTAGCCGTGATCCCGGGTGGCCTGCCACCAGCTCGAATCCAGGGCGAAGCCGCGCACGTCGAACCGGCCCGCGGCCTTAAGCCGGCGCGCGACGCCCTCAAGACCCAGGGGGTCTCCGGAAGAGGCCTCGTAGCGGTAACGCTCGCCCAGCCTCGCTATCACGGCCTGCCCCCGGGGTCCGACCACTTTGATCCCGCCGTCGGCGCGGAAGAGACAGAGGTCAACTCCCCTCACCCCCGAAAGGACCCGGCACATCCGCGGTGCGTTTGCGGGATCCGTATAGACGGCCGCCGCCCCGACCAGCCCGTTCTCCGGCAGGACGAAATCCTCCTTGGCCGCCAGCGCCCCGACGGGATTAAAACCCGCGGAGCGCAGGGGTCCGGCCAAGTCCACGCGCCGGTTGGCGGCCAGGTTGTTACCGTGGTCCGAGAACATCACGATCTTGAGGGGGATCGGCAGTTCCGCCCTCGTCTTCTCAATGAGCGCGTCGAATTCGCGCAGGAAGGCCTTGAGCCTCTCCTCGCCCTCGACATGGGCGATCGGGTCAGTTAGGCCCATGTAGGCGATGAACTGGTCGCCCTGGAAGCGGAGTATCCGCTTCTTGAGTCCCGCGAAGGCGAGGTCGGAGAAGCCGCGGGGGAAGGCATAGGCGATGTAGCCGGGAAAGCCCAGGAAGTTGAGGGTCGGGTGGTAGTCATAGTGCTCCTTGGGCGTGGCGAAGACCTTCTTGGCGAGGCTCAAGCCCTTGAGGCGGCCGGCCGCCACGTCGTAGTAAAGCCGCTCGTAGCCGTAGGGCGTGCCGCCGGTCAGCATCTTGGAGAAGCTGGGCCGCGTCAGCGAGGGGAAAGTGCTCACGAGACGAGCCGGCTCCTGGAAAACCCTGAAATGCCCCTCGGCCTTGAGCTCCTGGATGACGCGGTAGGGAACCCCGTCTACGGCCAGGATCAGGCAGAGGAAGGGGCGCTCACGAGCCCCGGCCACGGCATCCCGCAGTTCCTCCTTCTCAATGTTCCAGTTCCGGCTCATCACCCAACGAGCGTAGAAACGGGGCAAGGCGGCCAGGCCCGCCGTCAGGAGACCGAGCGAGACAAGAGAGAACGCCAGAATCCGTGATTTTCGCGAGGCAAGCATAGGCTGCCCGTATTGTACAAAAAAGCGCGGGGCGGGGGAGGGCTTAGCCGAGCCTGGGCACGTTGGTTAGGGTCTTAAGGCCTAGTCTAGACTAGGCCTTAAGACCTAGCACGTTTGGGTCCTAAGTCCTATACTTTATTTCCCTGGGTTTATTTAAAATGGGCGCGTGAGAAGGCAAGGCCTCTCCCTGGCGCTGCTGCTTCTGCCCCTAGCCCCAGCCTCGGCCGGGACCACTACCCGCTGCTGGAAAACCGGGGACTTCCTTGGACGCGCCTACCACGTCGCCTTCATAGGGAATCCCGAGCGCAATCTTTCCATCCGCCACAAGCGCGGGGGCGAGCCATTCTCGCGAGTCCAGGACCTCGGCGTAGTGGTCACAAACGGCACCTTCTTCGATCCCATGCTGAGAGCACTCGGGGACATCCTCATTCCCGGAGAGCCCCCCTACCGGCCGCCGTGGCTGGTGAGCAAGCGAGAGCCGGGGCGCGTGGTGGACTTGAGGCGGCGCTGGGGAGTCGGCGTGCGCCGCGACGGGACCCTCGCGATAGCCCGGGGCCGCGCAGCGCTTTCCGAAATGAAGCTCTACCTCGGCGGCGCGGGAATCCTGCTCATTGGCGGCGCGGATCGGAGCGATGACAATTATCCCGAGACAGGCGTGCCCGGAATCAGCTTCCCCAGGGACGTCATCGAGCGCCGAGCCGGGCGCACCGCCCTCGGGCTTGCCCTGGAGAATGGAGAAACCATTCTTTTGATCGTAAACGTCCCCTCTCCCGTGGGACTGTTCGAGCAAGGCAGCGCTGCCCTGGGCTTGGGCGACAAGGGTGCCAGCGTCAAGGAGTTGGCCCAACTCATGAAAACCCTTGGAGCCCGGGACGCCGTGTTCTACGATGGTGGAGGCGCGTCCGCCTTCGCCGCCGGGCCGCCAGGAGCCAAGGATATCCTCGTCCCGCCAAGCAACCCCCAAGAGGACAGGAACCCCTCCCACATCATCGTAAAAGCCTGTCAGTAGCGCCGCGCAAGGCGGCAATCCCAGCCGCAGGCGGGCTTCCATCATTCCCCCTCCCGCCACTGCGGCACCTGGTCGCTGTTGTAGTCGCGCCGGGCGATATTGCTGACCTGGGGCGCAGCGTAATCAAACACTTTCTTCATATCCACGGGCCCAGTGCCCGCCTGCTCCTTGATGCCTTTGAGCAGGAAGTAGGTGAAAAGCCCGTGCCGCTGCGCCTCATAGGCATGGCTGATCTGGTCCGAGGCCGAGGCGGAAAGGACCCTGATGTTGGAAGGGACAACTCCGCCCATCCTCACGTTGACCAGCGGGCGCGCGCCCTTGGCGAGAATAGAACGTCCGCCGGCGCCCGAGAAGCACGAATCCACGATGACGGAGATATCCCTGGTCGGGAGTTGGGAGAGCGCCTCATAAAGACTCTTGAGTTGGTAGCCCGTCTGTTTAAGGTACGTCGGGTCGCCGTCATAAGGCACCAAATAGGCATCGCCCGTCTCGGGATTGGGCGCGCCGTGACCCGAGTAATAGACAAGAACCTTGGCGTCCTTCTCCACGCGGTTGGGCAGCCACTGGTCAAAATATTTCTCGAAATCGCCTTTGGTCGCCTCGTCGTTGACCAGAGTGGCGACGTTGGCATCCTGATAGCCCATAACCCGCGTCAGATAGCGCGAGACAAGGCGCGCGTCCATGTCGGCGAAATCGGCGTCCGGGAGCTTCTGCCGGTACTTGCCGACGCCGATCACCACGGCATAGGCATCCCGGCGCGCCGGGGACTTGGCCGCCGGAAGGTCGTCAACGTCGGAGGCGACGCGTGCGGGCGAGAGAGCGGGCGTCTTCGGAACGCTCGCCACGATCTGCGGCCCCGAGAGCACCGCGACGATCTCCTGATACCCGAGGGCTTGAGCATACTCCAACGCCGTCGGCCGCCCCCAGCCTGGCTGCTTGAAGGCCGCCGCCCTGTCTGCTCCCGCCTCCAGCAACAAGCGCAGCGCCTCGGGCTTATTGTCCATTGCCGGCCCGTAAAGCACTGGATACCCCGAGGAGGATCTCCCGTTAGGATCGGCTCCGCGGGCAAGGGCTTCTTTCATCCTGTCTGTCAAGCCCCATGCCCCCGCCAAGTACAGCGCCTCGATGAGCTCCTGGCGTTCGCCGCTTGCGATCGCTTCGGCTATCCGTTTCTCGGCGGCCGCCTGTCGGCTCTCAAGAGTCGTGCAAGCGGAAAGCAGGAGCAGCAAGGCGGCAACGACGGCATTTTGGTTCCTGCCACTCCGCTTCACTTAGAGCGCCTCCAGAGAATCCTTGGCGGTCCGCCTGCCCAGCCCCATCATTTCCCCTGCCGCCATTGCGGGTCTTGGTCGGCGTTGAGCTCGCGGCGCGCGTAGGCGCTGACTTTCGGCTTCAGGTAATCGAAGACCGACTGCATGTCGTCGCCCTTTTCCTTGAGCCCCTTGAGGAAATAGTAGGTGAAAAGCCCATGGCCCTTGTCCTGGTAGGTGTTCGAGATCTGATCGCCGGCCGAAGCCGCCATCACGGCGAGCTTGGCCGGGACATCCGTCTGCGCCACGGTGACGAGCGGCCTTGCGCCCGCGGCAATCACCGAGCGGCCGCCCGCCCCGGAGAAACACGAGTCCATGACGACGGTGATCTTCGCGGCAGGGAGCCTAGCCAAGTGCTCGTACATCTTCTTAAGCGGATAGCCGGTCTCGGCGATGTAGGTCGGGTCGCCGTCGTAAGGAACGAGATAGGCGTCGCCGGTCTTGGGATTGGGCGCGCCGTGGCCGGAATAATAGACGAGAACCTCCGCGCCCGCCTCGGCATGGTTGGGAAGCCAACGCTCGAAATATTTCTCGAAGTCGCCTTTCGACGCCTCGTCGTTGATCAGCATGGCGAGGTTGGCGTCCTGGTAGCCCAGCGCCCGCAAGTATAGCGTGACCAACTTGGCGTCAGCGTCCGCAAAATCGGCGGCAGGCAGCTTATGCCGGTACTTGCCGACCCCGATCACGACAGCATAGGCATGAGACTTGGCCGCCGCCGCGCGCGGCGGCGCGTCGACATCCGAGGCGACCGGTGACGACTGGACCCGCTCATGCTCCGACATGGGCGCGGAGCGCGCGAATTCCGCCAGCTTCGCGGAGCCCAGCAGCGCGCTTTCCATTTGGTCGCGTGCGGCCTTGATGGCGATGCGGTTGATGTCGTCGGTCAGCAGGAACGGCCGCCCCTTCTGCCATCCATGGACGGCCAGTTCCTCGATCGACTGGCCATCTGGCTTTGAAAATCGCGCGCGCGCCTGGACGTGCGTGATCCCGAACATATTCGCGGCGTACTTGACGTTCACCGACAGGTTCACCCTCAAATCGGCATCGCGCGCAGCGGTCTCCGCTAGCTTTTCGAGCAGGACTAGCTGAAAATGGGGTCGGAAAGCATCAATGATCTGTTCGGCGACTTGGCCGTCCGAGGCTTCTCTGGCATCTGCCGGAACGAACACCGCAAGGCTCAGGCGATTGAGAGCCAGGTTCACCGGGCGCTTCACGGCCGCCGGTGAGGCGCAGCCCGCAAGCAGCATCGTCGCGGCGAAGGATGCGAGGGCCAGTCCTCCGTACCCAGTTTTCATTAGCCTCAGCCGGGCGAAGCCGCGCTGGGCGGCGGAGACATCGTGGGCTTGAGCGACGCCGGGAGGTGGCCTTCGATGACAGCGGGCGTCTTGACATCCTTGGGCAGCAGGTCCAAGCGCTTGAAAACGGGGTGCTCGGCGTTCGGCTGGGAGTCGAGCGAAGTCTGGTGGCCGGCCACGCTCGAGGTCGGAACCATGCGAATAGTATCCCACGGGCAGTCCTTGGCGCAAAGCTGGCAGCCGATGCAGATGTCGTAGTTGACGTAGACTCCGAAGGTCGAGGGGTCGTCGCCGAATTTCTCGATGCAGCTGGGGACCGGGCAGACGGCCACGCAGACCTCGCAGCCGGTGCAGGCCCCCAAGTTGACCAGGGCCTTGATCTTGGCGCGGGAGGCGCCCTTGACCAAAGCAAGCCGCCGCGCGTCGTTCTGGGGGAGCGGCATTAAAGCGCCCCCATGAGGCCCCGGACGTGCTCGGGCACTTTCACCTTGCGCAGGACCTGCCTCAGGCGGCCGTCGGGGCCGATAACGAAGGTGGAGCGCTCCACCCCCAGGTACTTGCGGCCGTACATGGATTTCTCCTTCCAGACGCCGTACGCTTGGCAGATTTTCCTGTCCTCGTCCAGGAGCAGAGGGAAGGGAAGGGCGTGCTTTTCCTTGAAGCTGCGGTGGGACTTGGCGGGATCGGGGCTCACGCCCAGGACCACCGCGCCCTTTTTGAGGAAGGCTTCGTGGTTGTCTCGAAAATCGCAGGCCTCAACCGTGCAGCCCGAGGTATGATCCTTGGGGTAGAAGTAAAGGACGACGGTCTTGCCCCGGTATTGCTTGAGGCTTTGGGAGCGGCCCGCCTCGTCCGTCGTCTCAAAAGCGGGAGCCGCGTCCCCGACCTGCAACTCAGCCGCTGCCTTGATCGCCATATCGCAAGTATAGCAGTTGGCGGAAATTTAATTCAACTTCGGGCGGCAAGGAGGATCTTGGCGGCCTCCCTGGCCGCGCTCGGGCGGCCGAGGGCCTTGGCCCGGGCGCGCAGGGCCTCGAGGCTCCCGTTGGAAAACAAGCGCTTGAGGCTCTCCGTCAGCGCGCGAGGAGATTGCGCCGCGATGGCTCCTCCCTGGGAGAGGAGGTAGCGCGCGTTTCTTTCCTCCTGGCCGGGGATGGGATCGACGATGGCCACGGGAAGCCCCACGGCCAAGGACTCCGCCATGGTCAGGCCCCCGGGCTTGCCGATGAGGATGTCGGAGGCGCCCATGAGGCGGCAAAGACTCTCAGGCTCTTGGTGGGAATAGACCTGAAGGCGGCTTCCTCCGCGCAAAGCCTCCAGGTCCCGGGCCAGCGCCTCGTTGCGCCCGCATAGGGCCAGGACGTGGGCCCGCGGAAAGTCGGCGAGGAGGCTCTGCGCAATTCTCGGCAGGGGACCTAGTCCACGGCTGCCCCCGCAGAGAAAGAATACCTGGGCCTCCTGAGGCAGGCGCAGTT encodes:
- the bcp gene encoding thioredoxin-dependent thiol peroxidase; the protein is MAIKAAAELQVGDAAPAFETTDEAGRSQSLKQYRGKTVVLYFYPKDHTSGCTVEACDFRDNHEAFLKKGAVVLGVSPDPAKSHRSFKEKHALPFPLLLDEDRKICQAYGVWKEKSMYGRKYLGVERSTFVIGPDGRLRQVLRKVKVPEHVRGLMGAL
- a CDS encoding phosphodiester glycosidase family protein; the protein is MRRQGLSLALLLLPLAPASAGTTTRCWKTGDFLGRAYHVAFIGNPERNLSIRHKRGGEPFSRVQDLGVVVTNGTFFDPMLRALGDILIPGEPPYRPPWLVSKREPGRVVDLRRRWGVGVRRDGTLAIARGRAALSEMKLYLGGAGILLIGGADRSDDNYPETGVPGISFPRDVIERRAGRTALGLALENGETILLIVNVPSPVGLFEQGSAALGLGDKGASVKELAQLMKTLGARDAVFYDGGGASAFAAGPPGAKDILVPPSNPQEDRNPSHIIVKACQ
- a CDS encoding caspase family protein, which codes for MKRSGRNQNAVVAALLLLLSACTTLESRQAAAEKRIAEAIASGERQELIEALYLAGAWGLTDRMKEALARGADPNGRSSSGYPVLYGPAMDNKPEALRLLLEAGADRAAAFKQPGWGRPTALEYAQALGYQEIVAVLSGPQIVASVPKTPALSPARVASDVDDLPAAKSPARRDAYAVVIGVGKYRQKLPDADFADMDARLVSRYLTRVMGYQDANVATLVNDEATKGDFEKYFDQWLPNRVEKDAKVLVYYSGHGAPNPETGDAYLVPYDGDPTYLKQTGYQLKSLYEALSQLPTRDISVIVDSCFSGAGGRSILAKGARPLVNVRMGGVVPSNIRVLSASASDQISHAYEAQRHGLFTYFLLKGIKEQAGTGPVDMKKVFDYAAPQVSNIARRDYNSDQVPQWREGE
- a CDS encoding 4Fe-4S dicluster domain-containing protein, encoding MPLPQNDARRLALVKGASRAKIKALVNLGACTGCEVCVAVCPVPSCIEKFGDDPSTFGVYVNYDICIGCQLCAKDCPWDTIRMVPTSSVAGHQTSLDSQPNAEHPVFKRLDLLPKDVKTPAVIEGHLPASLKPTMSPPPSAASPG
- a CDS encoding MFS transporter, producing the protein MTPHSAAYRRRRFWNWFPLGLTYAAFYMSRYNLNVASTELMTRFHFTKAQFGLIATAGFWTYALSVIVNGPLTDRCGGKKAILFGALGTALVNAAVGLLFLNGWASKVLLGMSLLYAVNQYFQSFGALAVVKINAPWFHVRERGVFGGIFGIMISSGYFLAMTIGGWILASMPWYCVFLIPAAAVAAMMLADKVLVADTPAQAGFSNFDTGDATSGRSDKDEPVDFSYLVKNVFSNPVILTLTAAEFCTGFVRQGLLLWFVPFLKEVHHVQHGTRLFSMATLGITLGGIAGGLLCGFLSDKCFQSRRPPVAFIFYLGQIAALAALGRASSPAMASFMIGFTCLWIFGVHGMLSGTASMDFGGTKAAATVTGLLDGVQYVASGLAGFLLGALLDKFGWGAWTCMIMPFSAAGALLMLPLWRATPMNTTVSLGPASALPRENEEAVPV
- a CDS encoding caspase family protein, whose product is MKTGYGGLALASFAATMLLAGCASPAAVKRPVNLALNRLSLAVFVPADAREASDGQVAEQIIDAFRPHFQLVLLEKLAETAARDADLRVNLSVNVKYAANMFGITHVQARARFSKPDGQSIEELAVHGWQKGRPFLLTDDINRIAIKAARDQMESALLGSAKLAEFARSAPMSEHERVQSSPVASDVDAPPRAAAAKSHAYAVVIGVGKYRHKLPAADFADADAKLVTLYLRALGYQDANLAMLINDEASKGDFEKYFERWLPNHAEAGAEVLVYYSGHGAPNPKTGDAYLVPYDGDPTYIAETGYPLKKMYEHLARLPAAKITVVMDSCFSGAGGRSVIAAGARPLVTVAQTDVPAKLAVMAASAGDQISNTYQDKGHGLFTYYFLKGLKEKGDDMQSVFDYLKPKVSAYARRELNADQDPQWRQGK